Proteins co-encoded in one Haloarcula sp. DT43 genomic window:
- a CDS encoding MBL fold metallo-hydrolase → MEVTLLGTGDTTGTPTVGCDCDTCERARDPDEELRARVRERGIDPTGGVERSRFSVALRNDATGESLLIDLSPDFRHQFLRESVPLPDAAIVTHVHFDHLDGLGNAYRLFDHLPVHAADETDPVTDESVAEGVRSRYDYLDTVSVHAQTPFEPFAVAGFEVTLVPVTHPPLLCYGLRIEEPQTGAVLSISGDTCYDVPDRSRDLLTGADLALVEGIVHPEACEYHPKGGAHRDEDGVPRTFGTKHMTLAGARDFAADIEAEDYRIVHTAHYVPADRAFADDIGLDGERFTLTP, encoded by the coding sequence ATGGAGGTCACGCTGCTTGGGACCGGCGACACGACGGGGACGCCGACGGTCGGGTGCGACTGTGACACCTGCGAACGGGCGCGCGACCCCGACGAGGAACTCAGGGCCCGCGTCCGCGAGCGCGGCATCGACCCGACGGGGGGCGTCGAGCGGTCGCGCTTCTCCGTGGCGCTTCGAAACGACGCGACGGGCGAGTCGCTGCTGATAGACCTGAGTCCGGACTTCCGCCACCAGTTCCTCCGCGAGTCGGTCCCGCTGCCGGACGCGGCCATCGTCACGCACGTCCACTTCGACCACCTCGACGGCCTCGGCAACGCCTACCGCCTGTTCGACCATCTGCCGGTCCACGCCGCCGACGAGACGGACCCGGTGACCGACGAGAGCGTCGCCGAGGGCGTCCGGAGCCGCTACGACTACCTCGATACGGTGTCGGTCCACGCACAGACGCCGTTCGAGCCGTTCGCCGTCGCGGGCTTCGAGGTGACGCTCGTCCCGGTCACGCACCCGCCGCTGCTGTGTTACGGCCTCCGTATCGAGGAGCCACAGACCGGCGCGGTGCTGTCGATATCCGGGGATACCTGCTACGACGTGCCCGACCGGTCCCGCGACCTGTTGACCGGTGCCGACCTCGCGCTCGTCGAGGGCATCGTCCACCCGGAGGCCTGCGAGTACCACCCGAAGGGCGGCGCTCACCGCGACGAGGACGGCGTCCCGCGGACCTTCGGCACGAAACACATGACGCTTGCCGGCGCGCGGGACTTCGCTGCCGACATCGAGGCCGAGGACTACCGCATCGTCCACACCGCCCACTACGTCCCGGCGGACCGGGCCTTCGCCGACGACATCGGGCTCGACGGCGAGCGGTTCACGCTCACGCCCTGA